From one Phocoena sinus isolate mPhoSin1 chromosome 4, mPhoSin1.pri, whole genome shotgun sequence genomic stretch:
- the STRIT1 gene encoding sarcoplasmic/endoplasmic reticulum calcium ATPase regulator DWORF has protein sequence MAEKAATTFSHLLVPILLLIGWIVGCIVMVYVVFS, from the coding sequence cAGCAACTACATTTTCACACCTTCTGGTCCCTATTCTTCTCTTGATTGGCTGGATTGTGGGATGCATCGTAATGGTTTATGTTGTCTTCTCTTAG